The following proteins come from a genomic window of Notamacropus eugenii isolate mMacEug1 chromosome X, mMacEug1.pri_v2, whole genome shotgun sequence:
- the LOC140516103 gene encoding transmembrane emp24 domain-containing protein 2-like, which translates to MVTPGRLGTLALLALLLQFQAEAFYVQIDAHGEECFFEQGMMGATVVLSFQVTQGGFLDIDVIISGPDKNVLFQLVHETSGQYSFTAYQDGPYKFCFSNRMSTITPKVVMFTIHMSHAPSTSLLLIKEDEEDRERIRLEEMIKELAKAIMAVKHEQEHMEVREKIHRAINEDTKYRVVLWSIFEAAILLAVTLVQIHYVRRFFHVQRTVIPVDNWNFSVEETTQEDPEGRYM; encoded by the exons ATGGTGACTCCAGGGCGCCTGGGCACCCTGGCCCTGCTAGCCCTGCTGCTCCAATTCCAAGCCGAAGCCTTCTACGTGCAAATCGATGCCCATGGGGAGGAGTGCTTCTTCGAGCAAGGCATGATGGGAGCCACAGTGGTCCTTAGTTTCCAAGTGACACAGGGTGGCTTCCTCGACATCGACGTGATTATCTCTGGTCCTGACAAAAATGTCCTCTTCCAACTGGTCCATGAGACGAGTGGCCAGTATTCTTTCACAGCCTACCAGGACGGCCCCTACAAGTTTTGCTTCAGCAACCGTATGTCCACCATCACGCCAAAGGTGGTTATGTTCACGATCCACATGAGCCATGCCCCCAGTACCAGCCTCTTACTTATCAAGGAGGACGAGGAGGACAGGGAACGCATCAGGCTGGAGGAGATGATCAAGGAGCTGGCCAAGGCCATCATGGCAGTCAAGCACGAGCAGGAGCACATGGAAGTCCGGGAGAAGATCCACCGGGCCATCAATGAGGATACTAAATACAGGGTGGTCCTGTGGTCCATCTTCGAGGCCGCTATCCTGTTGGCCGTGACCCTTGTCCAGATCCACTATGTGAGGAGGTTCTTCCATGTCCAGAGAACAGT CATTCCAGTGGACAACTGGAACTTCTCTGTGGAAGAGACCACCCAGGAGGACCCTGAAGGGAG GTATATGTGA